cataaacacttaacacttaGCGTATAAAGCAtccaccacacatcctagattacccacatagcacatagcatgtaagtcaatctcaaaaacattcagtagatgaatcatctacattgtcagccgaagcctcagaaaacattttccaatcacacacaattccagtgcataaacagtaaacaatgtcgaagcatcgaccctaagcattaactagagattcagtgagaagccctcacctgtagattctccaggacgatctcctaacacttgttcacaatcaaaggcttgctcctctaggaattcctcaaaatctatcgaaaaccacagaaatactatcagaatctatcgaaaactaagttatcgatacttactaaggttactcgaagtaatctatactctaaggtatgataatctagcgcgaaaagacaagttttcggaaaaggaaatttcctcctccccctttaataggttcggccacttttcacaattgtggggctcgattgtttcttcgatcaaacttggttcctatgctttcattagccgtaactaagggtattctgaactcggaaaaattatcggatcaaaaactgtcgcaggggtattttggtcatgatttttaacttagaaatttcaaaactgaaatcccaaaaaccaaattttgcagggacgttactaacgacgtttatgacaactaatcctactaacactaagctaaggcgatagtttttagcctaaaggttgaagctttacctcaaaaactccaaaaatgggtatttaaggctaaaattgattccggcggaattccggcgacataacggaaaatctaatccggcagaagtgatcttgggcacatatagaagaggtttagaatcagaaatgaaagattcaggatatttttgcaaaaacccataaactatcggctcagaaaagtctacagaaaagctatggaaaaagcgatcagaggtaaggattagcgactatacctcgaaaccttgaagcagcaactaacggatcaacgatcaagcaagtaatgaagaaaattcttcttccttcttccttggatgaactcgcggccttgaggagagaaaatggaggaaaatttgagtttttcttcctttctttgctatatataaaggttggaaattcgcgggaaaatgaaagtttcgcgaatctgatttttccggcgtcattctccgtgaattaatagatatgttttggcgaaagaattccaaaactaaaatgaggtctctttgtatttttggcaactaaagcatagtcggtataaaactattttacccgataagttgctttttgcatcggatgtcggaatggaaaacttccttctgaagaaagattgaaatcatcaagagaaatgggtgtacgcgtgtagaatattcatttgaagctctgaatagaaaaagtcttcatcgtcgagaaattctagggttttgaaataccagggattcggtttcggcaaacttccgatgattggaatcagacgttcgtagatcctagagtttcgcctcgaaacgattgtgatatatggaaaaaaagagaagttctaacatttctctgaagatttttggaattaacttccgtcgtgcctaaaagtgaaaattagctatatactagggtttctgacctaggtttaagcgtaaaacgatcgtgctataacttttatcgacttcaatacgaacctcagacttttcctgaactttctccttcatacatttatttcatttactaaactcttgttcaggtttcccttcgccatgcatcaaacctactggtgaataagaatttattcacttggtataaactgaaaaacttgggccttacaacaaAGAAGAGCCATTGCATCTGCAATGGCAGCTGAAATGAATGCTGAAACGAATGTTCAATTGGAAGCGCGACTTCGAGCGGAGTTCGCAAGGACTCAAGAGGAACGGGTGCAGGAAGCAGTGCGCCGAATCCAGCAAGAAAGAGAGCTAGAGGAGGCCAACCGCCCTCTCAGGGATCTGAATGAACCTATCATGAGTTATGATTACCCAGGAAGTATAGCCCCTCAGAATGCCGAGGCTCGGAACTTTGAACTCAGACCTGCACTCATCAACCTGATCAGTCAACATACTGAAGATGCTCATGCTCACCTAGAGCGGTTCATCAGAAACTGCAGTACAACACGTCTTCCCAATGCCGAGCTTGTTCGTTTGCAACTCTTTCCTTTCTCAATAAGGGACACAACTGAGGAGTGGCTTAACTCCCAACCTCAAGGCAGCATAACAACTTGGGAAGATTTAGCTAAGAAATTCATTAAAAAGTTCTTCCCTCGTAACTTGCTGAGGAAGCTGAAGAACGACATCCTGGTTTTTAAACAGGAAGATACTGAGAATCTCCATGAAGCTCTAGAGAGGTTCAAGAAACTGTTAAGGAAGTGCCCTCAGCACAACCTCACATTGGGAGCACAGGTGGAGAGGTTTTATGACGGCTTGACTGATTCTGCCAGATCAAACTTGGAAGCAGCAGCTAGTGCCGAATTTGATGCTCTTTCAGCTCAAGCAGGTTGGGACTTAATCAATAAAATGGCTGAAAGTGCAGTAAACTCTACCAATGACCGCCAAAACAGAAGGGGTGTACTGGAAATAGAAGCGTATGATAGGATGGTTGCTTCAAACAAGCAATTATCTCAACAAATGACAGATATGCAACGACAGTTCCAGGCAGCCAAGATATCGAATGTGAATAGTATCCATTGTGGAACATGCGGTGGCCCTCATGCCAGTGAAGAGTGCGGAACAGATTTTGACGAGGAAGTTAAGGTTTTGGGAAATTCCCAAAATAATCCTTATTCCAACACCTACAATCCGGGGTGGAGGAATCATCCTAACTTTTCCTGGAGGGAACAGAACAACTCCAATCAAGGAGGAAATAATCAGAGACAATATTCAAATCAACGATTTCAGTCTCAGAATTCAAGACCTCAACAAACTCAGGATCACGACAGTGGCAGTGGGAAGAAAAGCTTAGAAGAGCTGATGGAGAATTTCATCAACAGAGCAGATACCAGTTTCAAAAATCATGAAGCTGCTATCAAAAATTTGGAGACTCAAGTGGGACAGATGGCCAAGCAAATGTCAGAAAGACCCCCAGGTATGTTTCCTCTAGATACTGTCATTAATTCTAAAGAAAATTGCTCTGCCATAACTCTTAGGAGTGGTGCTACCTTGAGTGAGCCTAAACAGAAAATTGTAGAAAACAATAATGTCAATGATGAGTTTGTAGGAGATATTTGAACCTTTAGGGGAAAATAAGAaagaacagaaagaaaaagaagaggaaaagagaaaagtagaattagaaaaaaagtttacaaaagtccctttttCCCCTTTCCCCACTAACATAGCAAAGAGGAGGTTGGAGAAGCAATTCTCCAAGTTTATATCTATGTTCAAAAAGTTGCGTGTAGAGCTCCCATTCTCTGAAGTTCTGGAAAAGATGCCTCAATATGCTAAATTCATGAAGGAGATACTCTCAAAGAAAAGGAGGTTGAGTGAAGAGAATGAGATCGTTGAGCTTACTGAGGAGTGTAGCGCTATTCTACAAAGGAAGCTTCCACCCAAACGAAAGGATCCAGGTAGTTTCACCCTACCTGTTAATTTTGGGGCTTCAAAGCAAGTGAGAGCCTTATGTGATTTAGGGTCAAGCGTCAACTTAATGCCCCTATCAATGTTTGAGCGACTTAATGTTGGAGAGCTAAAGCCGACAGTGATGATGCTTCAATTAGCGGATCGCTCCATAGTGGCTCCATGGGGAGTTGTTGAAGATGTTCTAGTAAGAGTAGGAGAGTTCGAGTTCCCGGTAGACTTCGTGATAATTGATATGGATGAGGACTCTAAAATACCATTGATTTTGGGAAGACCGTTCCTAGCCACTTCACAAGCGAACATAAATGTGGGGAAAGGAACAATATCTTTAAGGGTAGCTGATGAGAAGATCACTTTCAACATATTTGACCTGAAGCCAAAACCAGTAGAGAAGAATGATGTATtcttggtgaagatgatggaagagtGGAGTGATGAAAAGCTAAAGCAGTTCTTCCTTAAAGAAAAAGCTGGAGCatcaaataagaagaaaaaggaagacgCGCAGAGCGACCAAACTAAGCAAGTCTACTCAATGAACATGGTTGTCAACTCTGACCATAAGGAGGAGATCAACTCTGAGCAGAAGGTAAAAGATGGGTGCTTCCAATGGAAGCCAAAGcgtaagaaaaatgaaaaatctcaTGTCCTTCTTAATTCAAAACT
This is a stretch of genomic DNA from Lotus japonicus ecotype B-129 chromosome 1, LjGifu_v1.2. It encodes these proteins:
- the LOC130738193 gene encoding uncharacterized protein LOC130738193, whose product is MAAEMNAETNVQLEARLRAEFARTQEERVQEAVRRIQQERELEEANRPLRDLNEPIMSYDYPGSIAPQNAEARNFELRPALINLISQHTEDAHAHLERFIRNCSTTRLPNAELVRLQLFPFSIRDTTEEWLNSQPQGSITTWEDLAKKFIKKFFPRNLLRKLKNDILVFKQEDTENLHEALERFKKLLRKCPQHNLTLGAQVERFYDGLTDSARSNLEAAASAEFDALSAQAGWDLINKMAESAVNSTNDRQNRRGVLEIEAYDRMVASNKQLSQQMTDMQRQFQAAKISNVNSIHCGTCGGPHASEECGTDFDEEVKVLGNSQNNPYSNTYNPGWRNHPNFSWREQNNSNQGGNNQRQYSNQRFQSQNSRPQQTQDHDSGSGKKSLEELMENFINRADTSFKNHEAAIKNLETQVGQMAKQMSERPPGMFPLDTVINSKENCSAITLRSGATLSEPKQKIVENNNVNDEFVGDI